The genomic region GTTGACGTGGGTCACTGGGGCGTTCTCCGTCCCCGGTCCCGTCCGGACGCGGACCGCGCTCGTGACCCGCACCCGGTCTCCCACCTTGAACTTCGTGGAGGCCACCGCCGGGAGGCCGACGATGAGCGGGCTCGGCTCCGCTGGGGCCTGGGTATAGGTCGTGTTCGCGTCCTTGCCCACGATGAACTGGATCGTGTACGTCCCCGGCGAGGTCACGATGAACTCCCACACCGCGGTGCCCTGCTTCCCCGCCGCCACGGTCACGTCCTTGGCGGGCAGGGTCACCGGCACGTTCGCGCTGTCCTTCACGAGTGCGCGGACGAAGAAGGTCCCCGTTCGGTTCCCCGTGTTGGTGAACGTGACGCTCAACGGGACGGTCTTCCCTGCCTCGACCTGTACTGGATTGCTCGGGCTGTAGGCGTCGATCTTCGCCGTCACCCGCCCGCACCCGGCCAGGGCGGCGACGAGGAGCCCACACGCCGCCACCGGCACCAGAACCTTGACCCATCTCTTCGTATGCTGACCCACGGTACCCTCCAGCGCAGCGAACTGTGATCTGCATTACACGGTAGCCGGTGGTTCCCTTCGGCCAAGGTCAGAGGTGACGTGAGGAAGTTCCCCGTGTCTCCCCCCCGAGCGCATGGCGGCCCGCCCGGGGCGCGGCTACCATCGTGGGTACGGCCGGCGAAGGCTCGGGAAGCGTTTCCTCACTATGGACAAGCTCATCATCCGCGGCGCTCGGGAGCACAACCTGAAGGGGATCGACGTCGAGATCCCCCGGGATCGCCTCGTCGTCATCACGGGGATCTCCGGGTCGGGGAAGTCCTCGCTCGCATTCGACACGATCTACGCTGAAGGGCAGCGCCGCTACGTGGAGTCGCTCTCCGCCTACGCCCGCCAGTTCCTCGGACTGATGCAGAAGCCGGACGTGGACTTCATCGAGGGGCTGTCGCCCGCGATCGCGATTGACCAGAAGTCCCGCTCCCACAACCCCCGCTCCACCGTGGGCACGGTGACGGAGATCCACGACTACCTGCGGCTCCTGTTCGCCCGGATCGGCCACCCCCACTGCCCGCAGTGCGGGCAGCCGATCGAACGCCAGACGGCGCAGCAGATCACGGACCAGGTGATGGCCCTTCCTGAGGGGACCGCGGTTCAGATCATGGCCCCCGTGATCCAGGGCCGCAAAGGGGAGTACAAGAACCTGTTCGACGACCTGAAACGGGAGGGGTTCGTGCGGGTGCGGGTGGACGGGGCCCTGCGCACCCTCTACGAGCAAATCGAACTCGACCGCAACAAGCGCCACAACGTGGAGATCGTCCTCGACCGGATCAAGGTCACGGACAAGAAGCGTAGCCGGATCGGGGATTCGATCGAGACCGCCCTCCGCTACGGGCAGGGGCTAGCGATCGTGGAGGTGGTTGGGCAGGGGGAGCGCCTGTACTCGGAACACTTCGCGTGCACGACGTGCGGGGTGAGCCTGCCGGAGATCGAGCCCCGGCTGTTCTCGTTCAACTCGCCGTTCGGGGCCTGCCCGACCTGCGACGGCCTCGGGGTGCGGATGGTGGTGGACCCCGACCTCGTCATCGATCCCCGCCGCTCGCTCCGCGAGGGAGGGCTCCTCCCCTGGGCGAGCACCAAGTCCCGCTGGATCGCGGCGCTCCTCGATGGGGTGTGCCGCGCCTACGCGATCGACCCCAACCGACCCCTGGGGCAGCTCCCCCCGGCGAAGCTCCACGTCCTCCTCTATGGGACTGACGGGGAGCCGGTGGAGTTCACCTACACCACGACCTACGGCCGGACCCGCGTCTACCAGCGGCCGTTCGAGGGGCTGATCCCAACTCTGGAGCGTAACTACCGGGAGGCGACGTCCGAGGAAGCGCGGGAGGGCATCGAACAGTACTTGTCCGCCCTCCCGTGCGAGGTGTGCCGCGGGGCGCGGCTGCGGCCGGAGGCGCTCGCGGTGACGGTGGGGGGGAAGAGCCTGTGGGACGTGACCCGCCTCCCGGTGCGCGAAGCGCTCGCGTTCTTCACCTCGCTTGAGCTGACCGAGCGGGAGCAGCTGATCGCCCACCAGATCCTGAAGGAGGTCCGATCTCGCCTCCAGTTCATGGTGGACGTGGGGTTGGACTACCTCACCCTGGACCGGTCGGCGGGGACCCTCGCCGGGGGGGAGGCGCAGCGGATCCGGCTCGCCACCCAGATCGGCTCCCAGCTCACCGGCGTCCTGTACGTGCTCGATGAGCCCTCGGTGGGGCTCCACGCCCGGGATAACCGGAAGCTCCTCTCCACCCTGAAGCGGCTGCGGGACCTGGGGAACACGGTCCTCGTTGTCGAACACGATGAGGAGACGATGCGCGAGGCGGACTACCTCGTCGACCTCGGCCCGGGGGCGGGCATCCACGGCGGGTACGTCGTCGCCACCGGGACCCCGGACGAGGTCGCGGCCGAGCCCCGTTCCCTCACCGGCCAGTACCTGGCGGGGACGCGGCGGATCCCGATTCCGTCCGCGCGGAGGAGGGCGGATGGTCGGTGGCTCGTCGTGCGGGGGGCACGGGAGCACAACCTGAAGGGGATCGACGTCCGCTTCCCCGTGGGGCTGTTCACGTGCATCACCGGCGTCTCCGGGTCGGGGAAGTCCACCCTCGCTGAGGAGATCCTGTACCGAGGCCTCGCCTGGCGGTTGGGGTATATGGTGGGGAAACCGGGGCTTCATGACGGAATCGAGGGGGCCCAGTACTTCGACAAGGCGATCGAGATCGATCAGTCACCGATCGGGCGCACCCCGCGCTCGAACCCGGCCACGTACACCAAGGCGTTCGACCCGATCCGGGAAATGTTCGCTGCCACCCCCGAGGCGCGGATGAGGGGGTATGAGCCGGGACGGTTCTCGTTCAACGTGCGGGGAGGACGGTGCGAGGCCTGTCAGGGCCAGGGGAAGGTGAAGATCGAGATGCACTTCCTCCCCGATGTGTACGTGCCGTGCGAGGTGTGCCACGGCACGCGCTACAACACGGAGACCCTCGCCGTGCGCTACAAGGGGCGGACGATCGCGGAGGTCCTGGAGATGACGGTCGAGGAGGCCCTCGGGTTCTTCTCCCCCATCCCCCCGATCCGGGAGAAGCTCCAGACCCTGTACGATGTCGGCCTCGGCTACATCAAGCTCGGCCAGCCGGCGACCGAGCTCTCGGGGGGGGAGGCGCAGCGGGTGAAGCTCGCCCGGGAGCTGGCCCGCCGGGCCACGGGGCGCACCCTGTACGTCCTCGACGAGCCGACGACCGGCCTCCACCCCGAGGACGTGCGGAAGCTCCTCTCCGTCCTCCACCGGCTGGTGGATGTGGGGAACACGGTGGTCGTGATCGAGCACAACCTCGATGTGGTGAAGACTGCGGACTGGATCATTGACCTCGGCCCGGAGGGAGGGGAGGAAGGGGGCCGCGTGATCGCGGAGGGGCCGCCGGAAGCGGTGGTGGGGGTCCCCGCCTCGTACACAGGCCAGTTCCTGCGCGGGAGCCTCGCGCTTTCGGAGGTGGCATGACCGGGGTCTGGGTTGCGGTCGGGTTCCTTGCGGTGATGGTGCTGGCGTTGGCCGTGATCCTCATCCGACGGCGGCCGGGTTCGGACCTCGCCCGCGAGCTTCCCACCCTCCGGGAGTCCACGCGGCTCCTCTCCGATCAGGTGAGCCAGCTCGCGCAGCTCGTGACGACCCAGCTGGGGACGCTCTCCTCCCAGGTCTCCGATCAGCTCGCGAGCACGGCCCAGCTCCTCCAGAGGCAGGAAGGGACCCTTGGCGAGCGGTTGACCGCGGTCCAGGGGGTGGTGGCCGACGTGCGGGAGAGGCTGGGAGGCCTCACCGAGACCGGCCGCCGCCTCACCGAGCTCGCCCAGGACCTCGCCTCCCTCCAGGAGATCCTCCGCGCCCCCAAGGCGCGGGGCGCGATCGGGGAGTGGCTCCTCGGCGATCTCCTCGCGGAGGTGCTCCCCCACGATCGGTACCGGGAACAGTACCGGTTCAGCACCGGGGAGGTGGTGGACGCCGCCATCTTCCTCGAGGGGACGATCGTCCCGGTGGACGCGAAGTTCCCCCTCTCCGGGTTCGAGCGCCTCCTCTCTGCGGCCACGGATGAGGAACGAAAGAAGCACAAGCGGGCCCTCGTGCGCGATGCTCAGAGGCACGCCGACGGGATCGCCGAGAAGTACATCCGGCCCGAGGAGGGGACGGCCGACTTCGCCCTCATGTACGTCCCCGCGGAGGGGGTGTACCACGAGCTCCTCATCCCGGAGGGGGATCTCGACTTCCTCGCTTGGGCGATGGGGAAGCGGGTCGTCCCCTGTTCCCCGAACTCGTTCTATTCCTACCTCCGATCCGTGGCGATGGGGTTGCGGGGGATGGCCCTGGCGCGCAACGTGCAAGAGGTGTTCGGCGAGCTGCGGGCGGTGGAGGGGTTGATGGAGAAGATGGAGGGAGAGATGCAGACCCTCGGCACCCACCTCCGCAACGCGCGGGGGAAACACGAGGAGATCGAGAAACTGGTCGGCGACATCCAACAACGGCTGACCAAGCTTGCTCGGCAGGAGGGTGAGGGATGAACGGCGTGTACGGGCGGTACCTGGATGTGGATCTCACGCAGGAGGCGCTCCGGGAACGGGAGATCCCACCCCGGTGGTACGAGCTCCACCTCGGCGGGAGGGGGATCGCGGCGCGGCTCCTCCTCGATCTCGTTCCCCCCGGGACGGACGCGCTGGCCCCGGAGAACGCCGTCATCTGGGCGACCGGTCCATTCCAGGGGACGGGGCTCGCTGGCGCGGGCCGGCACGTCGTGATGGCCGTATCCCCCAAGACGGGGTCCATCGCCGATTCCTATGTCGGCGGCTACGTCGGCCACGAGCTCGGGCGGTCCGGCTATGACGGGATCATCGTCCGCGGCCAGGCCAGGGAGCCGGTGTACCTCCTCCTCGCCGCGGGACGGGCCGAGCTCCGCGCTGCGGCCGACCTGTGGGGGAGGATGACCGGTGACGTGGACGCGATCCTCAAGGGAAGGCACCCTGGTGTGCACGTGGCCGCGATCGGCCCCGCCGGGGAAAAGCTCGCCACCCAGGCGTGCATCATCCATGACGCGAACCGGGCCGCGGGCCGGCCGGGGTTGGGGGCGGTGCTCGGATCCAAACGCCTCAAGGCGATCGCGGTCCAGGGACACCTGGAGAAACCGCTGGCAGACCCGGCCGGGTTCGCCCGGGCGCAGGCCGCGTTCGCCCACGACCTCATGGACGAGGGGACGCAGCGGTTCGGGGAGCTCGGCACAGCCCGCGGGCTGGCGTGGCTCTCCGCGATGGGGATCCTCCCCACGAGGAACTTTCAGGAGGGCACGTTCGATCGCGCGGCCGAGATCGGGGGGGAGAGGATGGCGGAGACGATCCTCATCGGCCGCGAGACCTGCGCCGGGTGCCCGGTGCGCTGTAAGCGCGTGGTGAAGACCACGTTTGGGGGGAGGGAGGTCCAGCCCGGGTACGGGGGGCCGGAGTACGAAACCCTCGCTGCGCTGGGGTCCCTCTGCCTGTGCGCCGACCTCGCGGCGATCGCGCTTTCAAATCAACTCTGCAACGCGTATGGCATGGACACGATCTCGGTCGGGGTCGCCATCGCCACCCTCATGGAGGCCTCCGAGAAGGGGCTCATCGCGGAACGCATCCCGTGGGGCGATGGGGGGGCGATCGTGGCCTGGGTGGAGAGGATCGGGCGCCGGGAGGGGCTAGGGGACGCGATCGCCGCCGGACTCGACCGCTGGGCCCGTGAGGTCGGGGCCGGGTTCGCGGCCCTGGTGAAGGGGGTTGAGGTGCCGATGCACGAGCCGCGGGGCAAGGTCGGCCTCGGGCTCTCCTACGCCCTGAGCCCGCGCGGGGCGACCCACATGGAGGGGATG from Candidatus Bipolaricaulis anaerobius harbors:
- a CDS encoding DNA recombination protein RmuC; translated protein: MTGVWVAVGFLAVMVLALAVILIRRRPGSDLARELPTLRESTRLLSDQVSQLAQLVTTQLGTLSSQVSDQLASTAQLLQRQEGTLGERLTAVQGVVADVRERLGGLTETGRRLTELAQDLASLQEILRAPKARGAIGEWLLGDLLAEVLPHDRYREQYRFSTGEVVDAAIFLEGTIVPVDAKFPLSGFERLLSAATDEERKKHKRALVRDAQRHADGIAEKYIRPEEGTADFALMYVPAEGVYHELLIPEGDLDFLAWAMGKRVVPCSPNSFYSYLRSVAMGLRGMALARNVQEVFGELRAVEGLMEKMEGEMQTLGTHLRNARGKHEEIEKLVGDIQQRLTKLARQEGEG
- a CDS encoding SH3 domain-containing protein, producing MGQHTKRWVKVLVPVAACGLLVAALAGCGRVTAKIDAYSPSNPVQVEAGKTVPLSVTFTNTGNRTGTFFVRALVKDSANVPVTLPAKDVTVAAGKQGTAVWEFIVTSPGTYTIQFIVGKDANTTYTQAPAEPSPLIVGLPAVASTKFKVGDRVRVTSAVRVRTGPGTENAPVTHVNYRDSAPAGVEGKVIGGPERAGEWVWWRVEFDAGYTGWCIEDNLTKAAGG
- the uvrA gene encoding excinuclease ABC subunit UvrA; protein product: MDKLIIRGAREHNLKGIDVEIPRDRLVVITGISGSGKSSLAFDTIYAEGQRRYVESLSAYARQFLGLMQKPDVDFIEGLSPAIAIDQKSRSHNPRSTVGTVTEIHDYLRLLFARIGHPHCPQCGQPIERQTAQQITDQVMALPEGTAVQIMAPVIQGRKGEYKNLFDDLKREGFVRVRVDGALRTLYEQIELDRNKRHNVEIVLDRIKVTDKKRSRIGDSIETALRYGQGLAIVEVVGQGERLYSEHFACTTCGVSLPEIEPRLFSFNSPFGACPTCDGLGVRMVVDPDLVIDPRRSLREGGLLPWASTKSRWIAALLDGVCRAYAIDPNRPLGQLPPAKLHVLLYGTDGEPVEFTYTTTYGRTRVYQRPFEGLIPTLERNYREATSEEAREGIEQYLSALPCEVCRGARLRPEALAVTVGGKSLWDVTRLPVREALAFFTSLELTEREQLIAHQILKEVRSRLQFMVDVGLDYLTLDRSAGTLAGGEAQRIRLATQIGSQLTGVLYVLDEPSVGLHARDNRKLLSTLKRLRDLGNTVLVVEHDEETMREADYLVDLGPGAGIHGGYVVATGTPDEVAAEPRSLTGQYLAGTRRIPIPSARRRADGRWLVVRGAREHNLKGIDVRFPVGLFTCITGVSGSGKSTLAEEILYRGLAWRLGYMVGKPGLHDGIEGAQYFDKAIEIDQSPIGRTPRSNPATYTKAFDPIREMFAATPEARMRGYEPGRFSFNVRGGRCEACQGQGKVKIEMHFLPDVYVPCEVCHGTRYNTETLAVRYKGRTIAEVLEMTVEEALGFFSPIPPIREKLQTLYDVGLGYIKLGQPATELSGGEAQRVKLARELARRATGRTLYVLDEPTTGLHPEDVRKLLSVLHRLVDVGNTVVVIEHNLDVVKTADWIIDLGPEGGEEGGRVIAEGPPEAVVGVPASYTGQFLRGSLALSEVA
- a CDS encoding aldehyde ferredoxin oxidoreductase family protein; amino-acid sequence: MNGVYGRYLDVDLTQEALREREIPPRWYELHLGGRGIAARLLLDLVPPGTDALAPENAVIWATGPFQGTGLAGAGRHVVMAVSPKTGSIADSYVGGYVGHELGRSGYDGIIVRGQAREPVYLLLAAGRAELRAAADLWGRMTGDVDAILKGRHPGVHVAAIGPAGEKLATQACIIHDANRAAGRPGLGAVLGSKRLKAIAVQGHLEKPLADPAGFARAQAAFAHDLMDEGTQRFGELGTARGLAWLSAMGILPTRNFQEGTFDRAAEIGGERMAETILIGRETCAGCPVRCKRVVKTTFGGREVQPGYGGPEYETLAALGSLCLCADLAAIALSNQLCNAYGMDTISVGVAIATLMEASEKGLIAERIPWGDGGAIVAWVERIGRREGLGDAIAAGLDRWAREVGAGFAALVKGVEVPMHEPRGKVGLGLSYALSPRGATHMEGMHDTMLETDSPTPELGITERMDRFALRGKARVVATYEDLRSFVNSLVLCSFVTQDAGPRYNYPLIRELLRHATGIELGPEEMLTVGERNFALLRLYAGRAGHGPEEDRLPPRFHEPLPRGASAGRPMDPATFRAEVAAYYRRRGWTKDGLSAAKLRSLGLEDLAGT